A single window of Periophthalmus magnuspinnatus isolate fPerMag1 chromosome 9, fPerMag1.2.pri, whole genome shotgun sequence DNA harbors:
- the adamts13 gene encoding A disintegrin and metalloproteinase with thrombospondin motifs 13 isoform X2, whose translation MSFVLLVCLLLLRPGSTAIMTSPLYENSSVSPSGDSVYTRQYRSVKMPDVTHLELLVVVGPDVHNVHQQDTERYILTNLNIASELLRDITLGANMRMHLVSLIILTEPEPEIQMSPNITFSLRSVCEWGKKINPSNDSSPLHADLLLYITRYDLVLPDGNKQVRGVAQLGGVCTEDWSCVITEDTGFDLGITVAHEIGHSFGINHDGVGNSCGSSGFMMASDGVYNSVDLTWSSCSRQQLLTFFSNGKADCVKDLPVFEGSLQNWRPGLFYGVNEQCQIAFGKAARACSFNSPDLPQCRVLSCHVDNDSSCKRLLVPLLDGTECGPNHWCLKGRCVSPEELGSSVAVHGSWSNWSDFSPCSRTCGGGVTHRTRKCNNPKPAFGGHHCVGQEIQAELCHQNPCENTQLDFMAEQCSHTDLHPLYLQPNMASFYTWTPAIGIAKGNDQCRYMCQSDGENFIVSRGSQFVDGTRCEFDSPPPFGSIAACLKGKCQFFGCDGVLLSEKTHDNCGVCGGNGSSCTLTSDSFTGGLAKKYITFLVIPMNATQVHIINMAPLFTHMAVLVEGQYIVSGKGNVALNMTYPSPLDENHLEYRLHLTPDLLPEMEELLLPGPVQQEIHIQVYRKYGREYGEKTNPNITYKFYLPIHNTSSFASQPKGTWTKFLTPCTVSCGAGVQKHVYLCVDQDTSEQLKPQYCDRPMPSDPLYTTCQQPQCPPRWETGEFGPCSSLCGGGERLRPVRCVQEHGDELMSLPDTECGSDTVPPAVEKCNMHHCPARWHVSEPGKCSAVCGPGEAKRDVFCVREEGGQDIKVNESICIQQNRPPDIVPCVVNVCPVGWESKAEQDELKLNVGLMPRSRPASVYVWSPVSSQCSKTCGNGTQQVWFSCVDHQTRMGVPDYHCDASTRPEPYSEICSTSSCPPMWRSKQGVCSVTCGGGVANLVQYCAVEKERGEVVVDDTECQDFPKPKAVVACNTHSCPARWMVLQTLACSVSCGLGVAQRTVLCVQFFNGKESVVPDNTCHAAVRPANMVPCLQRVCSFRWEIKPWTQCSVTCGYGIQSRPVLCVGPANTEPVSPLLCMHMPKPLTIQGCNVGCLDKPPAPVVNPTTISTAVTLSVLVNHTEGPLPPPTVSLKETPRHRIDHIHTTEAIYPLIIPTTQAPTSSVCGSLLLDESGTIDLTNATARCMVSIGRPLDEIIHIKVESSSLNCSKREYVAFFDRMSFMRKCKQLAGSALTTRTNVLWVRQNLLIQGNGVILKYKSQKNMKKSHHKVCDMQLFAPIGIFENPTTMDANQTCRVLINAPPSVKIRIQAKYIGLVFSSTNSQSSYIMIRDMDVLKTHVFSGQQLFLWHSSGNMAEVEFHGDYLRSRGTFRAEYSFISQ comes from the exons ATGTCTTTTGTGCTCCTggtctgtctgctgctgctgaggccTGGCTCCACTGCTATAATGACATCTCCATTGTACGAA AATTCCAGTGTTTCTCCATCTGGGGACTCTG tgtataCACGACAGTATCGCTCAGTAAAAATGCCTGATGTGACCCATTTGGAACTTTTGGTTGTGGTTGGTCCAGATGTTCACAATGTCCACCAGCAGGACACTGAAAGATACATCCTCACCAATCTCAATATT GCTTCTGAATTGTTGAGAGACATCACTTTGGGAGCCAACATGAGGATGCACCTGGTCAGTCTCATTATTTTGACTGAGCCAGAG CCAGAGATCCAAATGTCCCCAAACATCACCTTTTCCCTTAGAAGTGTTTGCGAGTGGGGGAAGAAAATAAACCCCTCCAATGACTCAAGCCCTCTACACGCTGATCTCCTGCTCTACATTACAAG GTATGACCTGGTGTTACCTGATGGGAATAAGCAGGTCAGAGGGGTTGCACAGCTGGGTGGAGTGTGTACTGAAGACTGGAGCTGTGTAATTACAGAGGACACTGGCTTTGACCTGGGAATCACAGTCGCTCATGAAATTGGTCACAG CTTTGGGATCAACCATGATGGTGTGGGAAACAGCTGTGGCAGCAGTGGATTCATGATGGCTTCGGACGGCGTTTATAACAGTGTGGATCTGACCTGGTCCTCCTGCAGTAGACAGCAGCTGCTCACATTCTTCAG TAATGGAAAGGCTGACTGTGTGAAAGACCTGCCTGTTTTTGAAGGCTCTCTGCAGAACTGGAGGCCTGGTCTGTTCTATGGAGTCAATGAGCAATGTCAAATAGCCTTTGGTAAAGCTGCCAGAGCCTGCTCTTTCAACAGTCCAGATTTA CCTCAGTGCCGCGTTTTGTCATGTCATGTGGATAATGACAGTTCCTGCAAGCGATTGTTGGTGCCATTGTTGGATGGAACCGAGTGTGGTCCTAATCAC TGGTGTTTGAAGGGCCGCTGTGTGTCACCTGAGGAGCTGGGCTCTTCTGTGGCGGTGCATGGATCCTGGTCCAACTGGTCTGACTTCTCCCCCTGCTCAAGGACGTGTGGTGGGGGAGTCACTCATCGCACGAGAAAATGCAATAACCCAAA ACCTGCATTTGGAGGACATCATTGTGTGGGTCAGGAAATACAAGCTGAACTTTGTCATCAGAAC CCATGTGAAAACACCCAGCTGGATTTTATGGCAGAGCAGTGCTCCCACACAGACCTCCATCCACTTTACCTGCAGCCAAACATGGCATCTTTCTATACCTGGACCCCTGCTATTGGCATTGCAAAAG GAAATGATCAGTGCAGGTACATGTGCCAGTCAGATGGGGAAAACTTCATAGTCAGTCGAGGGTCTCAGTTTGTAGATGGCACTCGTTGTGAATTCGACAGCCCACCTCCCTTTGGCTCTATAGCAGCTTGTCTAAAAGGGAAATGCCAG TTCTTTGGCTGTGATGGTGTTCTACTTTCTGAGAAAACACATGACAACTGTGGAGTGTGTGGCGGAAATGGATCATCCTGTACTTTAACCTCTGACTCGTTCACTGGTGGCTTGGCAAAAA AATACATTACCTTTTTGGTAATTCCGATGAATGCCACCCAAGTTCATATTATAAACATGGCACCACTCTTCACACATATGG CTGTGCTAGTTGAAGGCCAGTATATAGTATCTGGTAAGGGAAACGTGGCTCTAAATATGACGTATCCCTCTCCATTGGATGAAAACCACTTAGAATATCGCCTTCACTTGACCCCTGACCTTTTACCAGAGATGGAAGAGCTTCTTCTACCTGGACCAGTGCAACAAGAGATACATATACAA GTTTATCGCAAATATGGTAGAGAATATGGGGAAAAAACTAACCCAAACATTACCTACAAATTTTATCTACCAATTCATAACACGTCTTCATTTGCCAGTCAACCTAAAGGCACATGGACTAAGTTTTTAACACCATGTACAGTTTCTTGTGGAGCAG GTGTCCAGAAGCATGTATACTTATGTGTGGATCAAGACACCAGTGAACAGTTAAAACCTCAATACTGTGATAGGCCTATGCCATCTGACCCACTTTATACAACCTGCCAACAACCGCAATGTCCTCCCAG gtGGGAAACAGGGGAGTTTGGGCCTTGTAGTTCATTGTGTGGTGGAGGAGAAAGGTTGCGTCCTGTTAGATGTGTCCAAGAACATGGAGATGAACTTATGTCTCTACCTGATACTGAATGTGGAAGTGACACAGTGCCACCTGCTGTtgaaaaatgtaacatgcaCCACTGCCCCGCCAG GTGGCATGTCTCAGAGCCAGGAAAATGCTCAGCAGTGTGTGGGCCTGGAGAGGCTAAACGTGATGTGTTCTGTGTCCGGGAAGAAGGTGGACAAGATATTAAAGTGAATGAGAGCATCTGCATACAGCAGAATCGCCCCCCTGATATAGTTCCCTGTGTAGTAAATGTGTGCCCAGTAGGATGGGAATCTAAGGCTGAG CAGGACGAGCTAAAGTTAAACGTTGGTCTGATGCCTCGGTCAAGGCCAGCCTCTGTATATGTGTGGAGTCCTGTTAGCAGCCAGTGCTCAAAGACCTGTGGCAATG GGACCCAGCAGGTGTGGTTTTCCTGTGTGGACCACCAAACCCGGATGGGTGTGCCCGACTATCACTGCGATGCCTCAACCAGACCTGAGCCTTATTCAGAGATCTGCAGCACATCATCATGCCCTCCCAT GTGGCGCTCCAAGCAAGGAGTCTGCAGTGTGACATGTGGAGGAGGGGTAGCCAACCTAGTGCAGTACTGCGCtgtggaaaaagagagaggggaggtagTTGTGGATGATACAGAGTGCCAAGACTTTCCAAAACCAAAAGCAGTGGTGGCCTGCAATACCCACAGCTGCCCAGCTAG GTGGATGGTTTTGCAGACACTAGCCTGCTCTGTATCTTGTGGATTGGGTGTAGCTCAAAGAACAGTTTTGTGTGTCCAGTTTTTTAATGGAAAAGAAAGTGTAGTGCCAGACAATACTTGCCATGCTGCTGTCAGGCCAGCCAACATGGTGCCCTGTCTACAGCGAGTCTGTTCATTCAGGTGGGAAATCAAGCCATGGACCCAG TGTTCTGTAACCTGTGGCTATGGGATCCAGTCCAGACCTGTGTTGTGTGTAGGGCCTGCAAATACTGAACCAGTCAGCCCTCTGCTTTGTATGCACATGCCCAAACCTCTAACTATTCAGGGCTGCAACGTGGGCTGCCTAGACAAGCCACCCGCGCCTGTTGTCAATCCTACTACCATAAGCACTGCAGTAACTCTTTCAGTGCTGGTTAACCACACAGAAGGACCACTCCCCCCTCCCACTGTGAGCCTCAAAGAAACACCACGTCATCGCATAGATCATATACATACAACAGAGGCAATTTATCCTTTGATTATTCCAACTACCCAAGCACCCACATCTA GTGTATGTGGGAGTTTACTATTGGATGAATCAGGAACAATAGATTTAACCAATGCAACCGCCCGTTGTATGGTCTCAATAGGTAGACCCCTGGATGAAATCATTCACATTAAAGTGGAATCAAGCTCCCTAAACTGCAGTAAAA GGGAGTATGTGGCCTTTTTTGATCGTATGTCATTTATGAGGAAGTGCAAACAGTTAGCTGGTAGTGCACTGACTACAAGAACTAATGTCCTCTGGGTGCGCCAAAATCTACTCATTCAGGGAAATGGAGTGATTCTCAAATACAAGTCacagaaaaatatgaagaaaagtCACCATAAAG TTTGTGACATGCAGCTCTTTGCTCCTATTGGAATATTTGAGAATCCCACCACCATGGATGCCAATCAGACATGTCGAGTTCTAATCAATGCTCCACCCTCAGTAAAAATCAGGATTCAAGCAAAATACATAGGATTAGTATTCAGTTCCACCAACTCCCAGTCTTCATATATAATG ATTAGGGATATGGATGtcctgaaaacccatgtgttcAGCGGGCAACAGTTGTTTCTGTGGCACTCTTCTGGAAACATGGCGGAAGTGGAATTTCATGGGGACTATCTGCGTTCCAGAGGGACCTTCAGAGCTGAATATTCTTTCATAAGCCAATAG
- the adamts13 gene encoding A disintegrin and metalloproteinase with thrombospondin motifs 13 isoform X4, whose protein sequence is MMASDGVYNSVDLTWSSCSRQQLLTFFSNGKADCVKDLPVFEGSLQNWRPGLFYGVNEQCQIAFGKAARACSFNSPDLPQCRVLSCHVDNDSSCKRLLVPLLDGTECGPNHWCLKGRCVSPEELGSSVAVHGSWSNWSDFSPCSRTCGGGVTHRTRKCNNPKPAFGGHHCVGQEIQAELCHQNPCENTQLDFMAEQCSHTDLHPLYLQPNMASFYTWTPAIGIAKGNDQCRYMCQSDGENFIVSRGSQFVDGTRCEFDSPPPFGSIAACLKGKCQFFGCDGVLLSEKTHDNCGVCGGNGSSCTLTSDSFTGGLAKKYITFLVIPMNATQVHIINMAPLFTHMAVLVEGQYIVSGKGNVALNMTYPSPLDENHLEYRLHLTPDLLPEMEELLLPGPVQQEIHIQVYRKYGREYGEKTNPNITYKFYLPIHNTSSFASQPKGTWTKFLTPCTVSCGAGVQKHVYLCVDQDTSEQLKPQYCDRPMPSDPLYTTCQQPQCPPRWETGEFGPCSSLCGGGERLRPVRCVQEHGDELMSLPDTECGSDTVPPAVEKCNMHHCPARWHVSEPGKCSAVCGPGEAKRDVFCVREEGGQDIKVNESICIQQNRPPDIVPCVVNVCPVGWESKAEQDELKLNVGLMPRSRPASVYVWSPVSSQCSKTCGNGTQQVWFSCVDHQTRMGVPDYHCDASTRPEPYSEICSTSSCPPMWRSKQGVCSVTCGGGVANLVQYCAVEKERGEVVVDDTECQDFPKPKAVVACNTHSCPARWMVLQTLACSVSCGLGVAQRTVLCVQFFNGKESVVPDNTCHAAVRPANMVPCLQRVCSFRWEIKPWTQCSVTCGYGIQSRPVLCVGPANTEPVSPLLCMHMPKPLTIQGCNVGCLDKPPAPVVNPTTISTAVTLSVLVNHTEGPLPPPTVSLKETPRHRIDHIHTTEAIYPLIIPTTQAPTSSVCGSLLLDESGTIDLTNATARCMVSIGRPLDEIIHIKVESSSLNCSKREYVAFFDRMSFMRKCKQLAGSALTTRTNVLWVRQNLLIQGNGVILKYKSQKNMKKSHHKVCDMQLFAPIGIFENPTTMDANQTCRVLINAPPSVKIRIQAKYIGLVFSSTNSQSSYIMIRDMDVLKTHVFSGQQLFLWHSSGNMAEVEFHGDYLRSRGTFRAEYSFISQ, encoded by the exons ATGATGGCTTCGGACGGCGTTTATAACAGTGTGGATCTGACCTGGTCCTCCTGCAGTAGACAGCAGCTGCTCACATTCTTCAG TAATGGAAAGGCTGACTGTGTGAAAGACCTGCCTGTTTTTGAAGGCTCTCTGCAGAACTGGAGGCCTGGTCTGTTCTATGGAGTCAATGAGCAATGTCAAATAGCCTTTGGTAAAGCTGCCAGAGCCTGCTCTTTCAACAGTCCAGATTTA CCTCAGTGCCGCGTTTTGTCATGTCATGTGGATAATGACAGTTCCTGCAAGCGATTGTTGGTGCCATTGTTGGATGGAACCGAGTGTGGTCCTAATCAC TGGTGTTTGAAGGGCCGCTGTGTGTCACCTGAGGAGCTGGGCTCTTCTGTGGCGGTGCATGGATCCTGGTCCAACTGGTCTGACTTCTCCCCCTGCTCAAGGACGTGTGGTGGGGGAGTCACTCATCGCACGAGAAAATGCAATAACCCAAA ACCTGCATTTGGAGGACATCATTGTGTGGGTCAGGAAATACAAGCTGAACTTTGTCATCAGAAC CCATGTGAAAACACCCAGCTGGATTTTATGGCAGAGCAGTGCTCCCACACAGACCTCCATCCACTTTACCTGCAGCCAAACATGGCATCTTTCTATACCTGGACCCCTGCTATTGGCATTGCAAAAG GAAATGATCAGTGCAGGTACATGTGCCAGTCAGATGGGGAAAACTTCATAGTCAGTCGAGGGTCTCAGTTTGTAGATGGCACTCGTTGTGAATTCGACAGCCCACCTCCCTTTGGCTCTATAGCAGCTTGTCTAAAAGGGAAATGCCAG TTCTTTGGCTGTGATGGTGTTCTACTTTCTGAGAAAACACATGACAACTGTGGAGTGTGTGGCGGAAATGGATCATCCTGTACTTTAACCTCTGACTCGTTCACTGGTGGCTTGGCAAAAA AATACATTACCTTTTTGGTAATTCCGATGAATGCCACCCAAGTTCATATTATAAACATGGCACCACTCTTCACACATATGG CTGTGCTAGTTGAAGGCCAGTATATAGTATCTGGTAAGGGAAACGTGGCTCTAAATATGACGTATCCCTCTCCATTGGATGAAAACCACTTAGAATATCGCCTTCACTTGACCCCTGACCTTTTACCAGAGATGGAAGAGCTTCTTCTACCTGGACCAGTGCAACAAGAGATACATATACAA GTTTATCGCAAATATGGTAGAGAATATGGGGAAAAAACTAACCCAAACATTACCTACAAATTTTATCTACCAATTCATAACACGTCTTCATTTGCCAGTCAACCTAAAGGCACATGGACTAAGTTTTTAACACCATGTACAGTTTCTTGTGGAGCAG GTGTCCAGAAGCATGTATACTTATGTGTGGATCAAGACACCAGTGAACAGTTAAAACCTCAATACTGTGATAGGCCTATGCCATCTGACCCACTTTATACAACCTGCCAACAACCGCAATGTCCTCCCAG gtGGGAAACAGGGGAGTTTGGGCCTTGTAGTTCATTGTGTGGTGGAGGAGAAAGGTTGCGTCCTGTTAGATGTGTCCAAGAACATGGAGATGAACTTATGTCTCTACCTGATACTGAATGTGGAAGTGACACAGTGCCACCTGCTGTtgaaaaatgtaacatgcaCCACTGCCCCGCCAG GTGGCATGTCTCAGAGCCAGGAAAATGCTCAGCAGTGTGTGGGCCTGGAGAGGCTAAACGTGATGTGTTCTGTGTCCGGGAAGAAGGTGGACAAGATATTAAAGTGAATGAGAGCATCTGCATACAGCAGAATCGCCCCCCTGATATAGTTCCCTGTGTAGTAAATGTGTGCCCAGTAGGATGGGAATCTAAGGCTGAG CAGGACGAGCTAAAGTTAAACGTTGGTCTGATGCCTCGGTCAAGGCCAGCCTCTGTATATGTGTGGAGTCCTGTTAGCAGCCAGTGCTCAAAGACCTGTGGCAATG GGACCCAGCAGGTGTGGTTTTCCTGTGTGGACCACCAAACCCGGATGGGTGTGCCCGACTATCACTGCGATGCCTCAACCAGACCTGAGCCTTATTCAGAGATCTGCAGCACATCATCATGCCCTCCCAT GTGGCGCTCCAAGCAAGGAGTCTGCAGTGTGACATGTGGAGGAGGGGTAGCCAACCTAGTGCAGTACTGCGCtgtggaaaaagagagaggggaggtagTTGTGGATGATACAGAGTGCCAAGACTTTCCAAAACCAAAAGCAGTGGTGGCCTGCAATACCCACAGCTGCCCAGCTAG GTGGATGGTTTTGCAGACACTAGCCTGCTCTGTATCTTGTGGATTGGGTGTAGCTCAAAGAACAGTTTTGTGTGTCCAGTTTTTTAATGGAAAAGAAAGTGTAGTGCCAGACAATACTTGCCATGCTGCTGTCAGGCCAGCCAACATGGTGCCCTGTCTACAGCGAGTCTGTTCATTCAGGTGGGAAATCAAGCCATGGACCCAG TGTTCTGTAACCTGTGGCTATGGGATCCAGTCCAGACCTGTGTTGTGTGTAGGGCCTGCAAATACTGAACCAGTCAGCCCTCTGCTTTGTATGCACATGCCCAAACCTCTAACTATTCAGGGCTGCAACGTGGGCTGCCTAGACAAGCCACCCGCGCCTGTTGTCAATCCTACTACCATAAGCACTGCAGTAACTCTTTCAGTGCTGGTTAACCACACAGAAGGACCACTCCCCCCTCCCACTGTGAGCCTCAAAGAAACACCACGTCATCGCATAGATCATATACATACAACAGAGGCAATTTATCCTTTGATTATTCCAACTACCCAAGCACCCACATCTA GTGTATGTGGGAGTTTACTATTGGATGAATCAGGAACAATAGATTTAACCAATGCAACCGCCCGTTGTATGGTCTCAATAGGTAGACCCCTGGATGAAATCATTCACATTAAAGTGGAATCAAGCTCCCTAAACTGCAGTAAAA GGGAGTATGTGGCCTTTTTTGATCGTATGTCATTTATGAGGAAGTGCAAACAGTTAGCTGGTAGTGCACTGACTACAAGAACTAATGTCCTCTGGGTGCGCCAAAATCTACTCATTCAGGGAAATGGAGTGATTCTCAAATACAAGTCacagaaaaatatgaagaaaagtCACCATAAAG TTTGTGACATGCAGCTCTTTGCTCCTATTGGAATATTTGAGAATCCCACCACCATGGATGCCAATCAGACATGTCGAGTTCTAATCAATGCTCCACCCTCAGTAAAAATCAGGATTCAAGCAAAATACATAGGATTAGTATTCAGTTCCACCAACTCCCAGTCTTCATATATAATG ATTAGGGATATGGATGtcctgaaaacccatgtgttcAGCGGGCAACAGTTGTTTCTGTGGCACTCTTCTGGAAACATGGCGGAAGTGGAATTTCATGGGGACTATCTGCGTTCCAGAGGGACCTTCAGAGCTGAATATTCTTTCATAAGCCAATAG